In Populus alba chromosome 9, ASM523922v2, whole genome shotgun sequence, a genomic segment contains:
- the LOC118053818 gene encoding small ribosomal subunit protein uS11z: MSRRKTREPKEENVTLGPTVREGEHVFGVAHIFASFNDTFIHVTDLSGRETLVRITGGMKVKADRDESSPYAAMLAAQDVSQRCKELGITALHIKLRATGGNKTKTPGPGAQSALRALARSGMKIGRIEDVTPIPTDSTRRKGGRRGRRL; this comes from the exons ATG TCGAGGAGAAAGACAAGAGAGCCAAAGGAAGAGAATGTTACACTTGGCCCAACTGTAAGGGAGGGAGAGCATGTTTTCGGGGTGGCTCACATTTTTGCTTCATTTAATGATACCTTTATT CATGTGACTGATTTGTCTGGGAGGGAAACCCTGGTTCGCATTACTG GTGGAATGAAGGTTAAAGCTGACAGGGATGAATCTTCACCATATGCTGCTATGCTTGCTGCACAGGATGTTTCACAGAGATGCAAG GAACTTGGCATTACTGCTCTTCACATCAAGCTCCGTGCTACAGGAGGTAACAAAACTAAGACCCCTGGACCAGGTGCTCAGTCTGCTCTGAGGGCATTGGCTCGTTCTGGAATGAAAATTGGTCGCATTG AGGACGTCACACCAATTCCTACTGACAGCACCCGCAGAAAGGGTGGAAGAAGGGGTAGAAGGCTGTAA